A window of Sphaerochaeta sp. genomic DNA:
CGATATCGATCTAACTGCTTTCAAACTAAAGCGTTGTACGGTTCCGACCGGGGAAGGCATGCATTCGTTAGGAATCCTTTCTTTATGGGATGACCCACGTGTGGAAGGCAAACGGGGCCCCTTGGGTACCGCAGATCGTTTCGTCACCCCCGCGTACCGGAAGGACCATCCGTTTGTGACGGAGGAGCTGGGGGTCATCGCCTGTGATATGGAAAGTTATGCCGTCGCCTATGCGGCAAGCCGTCGGAACATCCCCTGCATGGTCGCCCGGGTGATCAGCGACGACTGGGAGGG
This region includes:
- a CDS encoding 5'-methylthioadenosine/S-adenosylhomocysteine nucleosidase; this translates as MKRILVVAASAMERNGVTDLPSSVVGVGKVQSAVRTLEAIQTNSPDLVVCVGFAGALSADLNIGDVVVGTTVCQYDIDLTAFKLKRCTVPTGEGMHSLGILSLWDDPRVEGKRGPLGTADRFVTPAYRKDHPFVTEELGVIACDMESYAVAYAASRRNIPCMVARVISDDWEG